A portion of the Kribbella jejuensis genome contains these proteins:
- a CDS encoding S8 family peptidase, with protein sequence MSRLPRPRRLAAGLSAAALVCVSLGATTTAHAAGPLMNYVVNTKATPGHVRKTEDAVKDAGGKVLVSYQQLGVVIAQSTNPDFKTDIRTVHNGREVQSVGATRTVAVTEGAGGTNSTDESTATPVPDPREGEQWNLAQIKADQAHAVTDGSRSVLVGINDSGVDDTHPDLAPNFDAADSVNCVNNGVPDTTPGGWRPTTSIHGTHVAGIVAAARNGIGIVGVAPGVRIASVKVVNDAGFIYPEYSICGIVWAAEHHMAVTNHSYFIDPWEFWCNDNGDQGAVQEAVRRAYAWATDQGTLSVAAAGNSNYDLAHKTTDNGSPDDGTAVPRTIDNGCLDMPTELPGVITVASTTQTRARSSFSNFGLGKIDVAAPGSSVLSTVPGGYAKLSGTSMASPHVTGIAALMKSTHPWWGPRDIERALQTEADDTACPTTPDARCTGTTANNSFYGEGIADALDAVTR encoded by the coding sequence GTGTCCCGACTTCCCCGTCCCCGCCGGCTGGCCGCCGGACTCTCCGCCGCCGCGCTGGTGTGCGTGTCGCTCGGCGCCACGACCACCGCGCATGCCGCCGGTCCCCTGATGAACTACGTGGTCAACACGAAGGCCACACCCGGTCATGTCCGCAAGACCGAGGACGCCGTGAAGGACGCCGGCGGGAAGGTACTCGTCTCGTACCAGCAGCTCGGCGTCGTCATCGCCCAGTCCACCAACCCGGACTTCAAGACCGACATCCGCACGGTGCACAACGGCCGCGAGGTCCAGTCGGTCGGCGCCACGCGCACCGTCGCTGTCACCGAAGGCGCCGGCGGGACGAACTCGACCGACGAGAGTACGGCGACCCCGGTGCCCGACCCGCGTGAGGGCGAGCAGTGGAACCTCGCCCAGATCAAGGCCGACCAGGCACATGCCGTCACCGACGGATCCCGCAGCGTCCTCGTCGGCATCAACGACAGCGGCGTCGACGACACCCATCCCGATCTCGCCCCGAACTTCGACGCCGCCGACTCGGTCAACTGCGTGAACAACGGCGTACCGGACACCACGCCTGGTGGATGGCGTCCGACGACGAGCATCCACGGTACGCATGTGGCCGGCATCGTCGCCGCGGCGCGCAACGGCATCGGGATCGTCGGTGTCGCCCCGGGCGTCCGGATCGCGTCGGTCAAGGTCGTCAACGACGCCGGTTTCATCTACCCGGAGTACTCGATCTGTGGGATCGTCTGGGCCGCCGAGCACCACATGGCCGTCACGAACCACAGCTACTTCATCGACCCGTGGGAATTCTGGTGCAACGACAACGGCGACCAGGGCGCGGTGCAGGAAGCCGTACGGCGCGCGTACGCGTGGGCCACGGACCAGGGCACGCTGTCGGTCGCTGCCGCCGGTAACTCGAACTACGACCTCGCCCACAAGACCACCGACAACGGCAGCCCCGACGACGGGACCGCCGTCCCCCGCACCATCGACAACGGCTGCCTCGACATGCCGACCGAGCTCCCCGGCGTCATCACCGTCGCCAGCACGACCCAAACCCGTGCCCGCAGCAGCTTCTCCAACTTCGGCCTCGGAAAGATCGACGTCGCCGCGCCGGGCAGCTCGGTCCTGTCCACCGTTCCCGGCGGCTACGCCAAACTGAGCGGTACGTCGATGGCCTCCCCGCACGTCACCGGCATCGCCGCCCTGATGAAGTCCACCCACCCGTGGTGGGGCCCCCGCGACATCGAACGAGCCCTCCAAACCGAGGCCGACGACACCGCCTGCCCCACCACCCCCGACGCCCGCTGCACCGGCACCACCGCCAACAACTCCTTCTACGGCGAAGGAATCGCCGACGCCCTCGACGCCGTAACCCGCTAA